The following proteins are encoded in a genomic region of Syntrophotaleaceae bacterium:
- a CDS encoding metallophosphoesterase family protein, protein MRLLAIGDIHGSSEKLETLIGKIDPRRDDQLVFLGDYIDRGPNSCEVIEFLVNFQENFPKTVCLRGNHEWLMLDALWEAGIDTGTPLLNSCSSLWHRETAWMPTSEDKNILLWLHNHGYATLKSYGIFLKRDHKGLRLDDYRRAFEPIPAKHIEFLASTQLCYEKGDFLFVHAGVNASKSLEEQDPYHLLWSREGFWQYCAGWNRCVVHGHTPVSSPQISKFEIALDTGAVAGGELTACDVYTGHLWQA, encoded by the coding sequence GACATTCACGGCAGTAGCGAAAAGCTCGAAACTTTAATCGGAAAGATCGATCCGAGGCGAGACGACCAGTTGGTTTTCTTGGGGGATTATATCGATCGTGGCCCTAATTCATGTGAAGTCATCGAATTTCTAGTGAATTTCCAAGAGAATTTTCCCAAAACGGTTTGTCTACGAGGCAACCATGAGTGGCTAATGCTTGACGCTCTCTGGGAAGCCGGAATCGACACAGGCACGCCTTTACTTAATTCCTGTTCAAGCCTCTGGCACCGGGAAACGGCATGGATGCCCACCTCGGAAGACAAGAACATTTTGCTTTGGCTGCACAACCACGGCTATGCGACTCTGAAAAGTTACGGCATTTTTCTGAAAAGAGACCATAAAGGCTTGAGGCTGGACGATTATCGCAGAGCATTCGAGCCAATCCCTGCCAAACATATCGAATTCCTGGCATCTACCCAGCTCTGTTATGAGAAGGGTGATTTCCTTTTTGTTCATGCAGGGGTAAATGCAAGCAAGAGCCTAGAAGAGCAGGATCCTTATCATCTGCTGTGGTCCAGGGAAGGATTTTGGCAATATTGTGCCGGCTGGAACCGGTGTGTCGTCCACGGGCACACTCCGGTTTCCAGCCCACAAATCAGCAAATTTGAGATTGCACTCGATACCGGCGCAGTAGCTGGCGGAGAACTAACAGCCTGTGATGTATATACTGGTCACCTTTGGCAGGCATGA